A single region of the Drosophila miranda strain MSH22 chromosome 2, D.miranda_PacBio2.1, whole genome shotgun sequence genome encodes:
- the LOC108155794 gene encoding homeobox protein prospero isoform X2 — protein MMSSEEYDADCFGLYSDESTVLLKAVVEAQPPHSSSNGHTTPTQAQLQLQAQAQINGDGSSTANSGESKYGEQQKEQQQKEKEPNDCDSDDSDDVVVVLEGCEGSSSNSNSSSGKASAAKANSNCRNSRTHRSPRTSRQIIHSSAVGKTTTCAAKKILVPATATATATSKSSNSSATVVPVPVPIPVPVSGSSASANKVNRRSRHRSLSKDNQNLNQNQNQQQTTSSICNSNNHNSNSNGNNGCNNGGTTATAAGFMSSAAAAAAGAAGGALFQPQPQASTANTSPTLSLNPSSHQTAAVGGGQQSPVASSNSPGSGSVSGSGSGSASSLLTAAFGNLFGGSSAKMLNELFGRQMKQAQDATSGLPQSLDNAMLAAAMETATSAELLSAAGLVGSHLNATSNATSKLLLHNNNSLPGSNSTPLSNGLNASISPGSAHSSSHSHHANSSPKGGSSRRVSACSDRSLDGAASAAASAADVAGGSPPRAASVSSLNGGASSGDQQLQHDLVAHHMLRNILQGKKELMQLDQELRTAMQQQQMQQQEKEQQQQQLHSKLNNNTNASNNNNHNNNNNSVAATNNNNNMESINLIEDTEMADIKIKSEPQTVPQPQQSPHGSSHSSRSGSGSGSHSSSHSLASDGSLRRKSSDSMDSSGAREEADGDGEDETAVRASSAVDEQQQQQQQLATKKESVEDMLDEAELLGMHSTRGSDLESLASPSHSDMMLLDNSKDDVLDDDEDDDCVEQKRDQGCLKKPGMELKRARVENIVSGMRCSPSSIVQAGQLQVNGCKKRKLYQPQQHAMERYVAAAAGLNFGLNLQSMMLDQDDSEQSNELESPQIQQKRVEKNALKSQLRSMQEQLAEMQQKYVQLCTRMEQESECQELDNDQDPDPEQDLDPEQEQEQEPEQDNGSSDNIELSPSPTLTGGDISPAHKEEAGGQERPGSSSPKPKTALSESGAPNSTNMLSQMMSKMMSSKLHNPLVGHPALPQGFPPLLQHMGDMSHAAAMYQQFFFEQEARMAKEAAEQQQQQQQQQQQQHQQQQQEQQRRFEQEQQEQRRKEVQEQQQQIQRQQQHLQQLQQQQMEQQQQQQQHVATAPRPPQMHHPAPARLPTRLGGAAAAHSALKSELSEKFQMLRNSNNSSMMRMSGTDLEGLADVLKSEITTSLSALVDTIVTRFVHQRRLFSKQADSVTAAAEQLNKDLLLASQILDRKSPRTKVADRGGPGAQNGPTPTTQSGNNGSLLLAPSQMPPQPPPAVVVANAQQQQQQQQQQQQQNVPQQQQQQAPQQNPQQQQQPPNVQHLHAMPPNCQQLIAAPRLNGNQLSFASPAAAAAAAMGLQMHHAAAAAAMSAQQQQQQQQQNVQQQQQAGDSNTNQSQANPTNNSSLSTLNIPPPHIRPLPTAAAMFQAPKTPQGMNPVAAAALYNSMTGPFCLPPDQQQQQQQQAAQQAQQQQQSVQQQQQQSAQQTQQQLEQNEALSLVVTPKKKRHKVTDTRITPRTVSRILAQDGVVPPNPNGQQNATPLQQQQQQQQQQSNGGGNSNATPAQSPTGRSQSVGGGGGGGGAGAYHPQPPPPPPPMMPVSLPTSVAIPNPSLHESKVFSPYSPFFNPHAGGQPTAAQMHQHHHQHQHQMQLSSSPPGSLGALMDSRDSPPLPHPPSMLHPALLAAAHHGGSPDYKTCLRAVMDAQDRQSECNSADMSFDGMQPTISFFKQQQEQLEQQSLQSMLMVNKHCESLTPLHSSTLTPMHLRKAKLMFFWVRYPSSAVLKMYFPDIKFNKNNTAQLVKWFSNFREFYYIQMEKYARQAVTEGIKTPDDLLIAGDSELYRVLNLHYNRNNHIEVPQNFRFVVEQTLREFFRAIQGGKDTEQSWKKSIYKIISRMDDPVPEYFKSPNFLEQLE, from the exons ATGATGTCATCAGAGGAGTACGACGCGGACTGTTTCGGTTTGTACAGCGATGAGAGCACCGTGCTGCTGAAGGCGGTCGTGGAGGCGCAACCACCACACTCAAGCAGCAACGGGCACACGACACCAACACAGgcacagctacagctacaggcacaggcacagatAAACGGCGACGGCAGCAGCACGGCGAATTCCGGCGAGAGCAAGTACGGCGAACAGCAGAaggaacagcaacagaaagagaaagagcCGAACGACTGCGACTCGGACGACTCGGACGACGTCGTGGTCGTGCTCGAAGGCTGcgaaggcagcagcagcaacagcaacagcagcagcggaaaaGCCAGCGCCGCGAAGGCGAACAGCAATTGTCGGAACAGTCGGACCCATCGCAGCCCGCGCACCAGTCGGCAAATCATTCATTCTTCGGCCGTCGGCAAGACAACAACGTGCGCGGCTAAAAAAATACTTgtgccagcgacagcgacagcgacagccacTTCGAAGAGTTCGAATTCAAGCGCGACCgtcgtgcccgtgcccgtgcccatACCCGTACCCGTATCCGGTAGTAGTGCTAGTGCCAACAAAGTGAATCGTCGTTCGCGCCACAGATCCTTGAGCAAAGACAACCAAAACctaaaccaaaaccaaaaccaacaacagaCCACAAGCAGCATTTGCAATAGCAACAATCataacagcaacagcaacggcaacaacgGTTGCAACAACGGCGGCACAACGGCAACCGCTGCTGGCTTCATGAGTAGCGCTGCTGCGGCCGCTGCGGGTGCCGCTGGTGGAGCCCTGTTCCAACCCCAACCGCAGGCCAGCACGGCCAACACGAGCCCCACGCTCAGTCTCAATCCCTCGAGCCACCAGACCGCCGCAGTCGGCGGGGGCCAACAGTCGCCGGTAGCCAGCAGTAATTCGCCCGGTTCCGGATCCGTGTCGGGCTCGGGCTCCGGCTCCGCCTCGTCACTGCTGACGGCTGCCTTCGGCAACCTGTTCGGTGGCTCATCGGCCAAGATGCTGAACGAGCTCTTCGGACGACAGATGAAACAGGCCCAGGACGCCACCAGCGGCCTGCCCCAGAGCCTGGACAACGCGATGCTGGCGGCCGCCATGGAGACGGCCACCAGTGCAGAGCTCCTGAGCGCCGCTGGCCTGGTCGGCAGCCACCTGAATGCCACCTCCAATGCCACATcaaagctgctgctgcacaacaacaacagcctgCCGGGGAGCAACAGCACGCCGCTGAGCAACGGCCTGAATGCCTCGATCTCGCCGGGATCGGCCCACAGTTCGAGCCACTCGCACCATGCCAACTCCTCGCCGAAGGGCGGCAGCAGTCGTCGGGTGTCGGCCTGCAGCGATCGCTCCCTGGATGGGGCGGCCTCCGCGGCAGCCTCTGCCGCCGATGTGGCAGGGGGATCTCCGCCGCGGGCGGCCTCGGTGAGTTCGCTCAACGGCGGCGCCAGCAGCGGCGatcagcagctgcagcacgACCTGGTGGCCCATCACATGCTGCGCAACATTCTGCAGGGCAAGAAGGAGCTCATGCAGCTCGACCAGGAGCTGCGCACCgccatgcagcagcagcagatgcagcagcaggagaaggagcagcagcagcagcagctccactCGAAGctcaacaacaacaccaacgccagcaacaacaataaccacaacaacaacaacaacagtgtGGCAGCcacgaacaacaacaacaacatggAGAGCATCAACCTGATCGAGGACACGGAGATGGCGGACATCAAGATCAAGAGCGAGCCCCAGACAGTGCCCCAGCCGCAGCAGTCGCCGCacggcagcagccacagcagtcgcagcggcagcggcagtggcagccacagcagcagccacagcctgGCCAGCGACGGGAGCCTGCGCCGCAAgtcctcggactcgatggacaGTTCGGGGGCCCGCGAGGAGGCGGACGGCGATGGTGAGGACGAGACGGCGGTCAGGGCGAGCAGCGCCGTggacgagcagcagcagcagcagcagcagctggccacCAAGAAGGAGTCCGTCGAGGACATGCTCGACGAGGCGGAGCTGCTGGGCATGCACTCGACACGCGGCTCCGATCTGGAGTCGCTGGCCTCGCCCTCGCACTCGGATATGATGCTGCTGGACAACAGCAAGGACGATGTGctggacgacgacgaggacgacgACTGTGTGGAGCAGAAGCGCGACCAGGGCTGCCTCAAGAAGCCCGGCATGGAGCTGAAGCGGGCGCGCGTGGAGAACATTGTGTCGGGCATGCGGTGCAGCCCCTCCTCGATCGTCCAGGCGGGCCAGCTGCAGGTGAACGGCTGCAAGAAGCGGAAGCTCtaccagccgcagcagcacGCCATGGAGCGCTATGTGGCAGCCGCCGCGGGCCTCAACTTCGGCCTCAATCTGCAGAGCATGATGCTCGACCAGGACGACAGCGAGCAGTCGAACGAGCTGGAGTCGCCGCAGATCCAGCAGAAGCGCGTCGAGAAGAACGCCCTCAAGTCGCAGCTGCGCTCGATGCAGGAGCAGCTGGCCGAGATGCAGCAGAAGTACGTGCAGCTGTGCACCCGCATGGAGCAGGAGTCCGAGTGCCAGGAGCTGGACAACGACCAGGACCCCGATCCCGAGCAGGACCTGGACCCCgaacaggagcaggagcaggagccagAGCAGGACAACGGCAGCAGCGACAACATTGAGCTGTCGCCCTCCCCCACGCTCACGGGCGGCGACATCAGTCCCGCCCACAAGGAGGAGGCCGGCGGCCAGGAGCGGCCGGGCTCCAGCTCCCCGAAGCCCAAGACGGCGCTGAGCGAGAGCGGGGCCCCCAACAGCACCAACATGCTCTCCCAGATGATGTCCAAGATGATGTCAAGCAAGCTGCACAACCCCCTGGTGGGGCATCCGGCCCTGCCGCAGGGCTTCCCCCCGCTGCTGCAGCACATGGGCGACATGTCGCATGCGGCGGCCATGTACCAGCAGTTCTTCTTCGAGCAGGAGGCACGCATGGCCAAGGAGGCGGccgagcagcaacagcagcagcaacagcaacagcaacagcagcaccagcagcagcagcaggagcagcagcgacGCTtcgagcaggagcagcaggagcaacGCCGCAAGGAGGTGcaagagcaacagcagcagatccagcgccagcagcagcatctgcagcagctgcagcaacagcaaatggagcagcagcagcagcagcagcaacatgtGGCCACGGCGCCGAGACCCCCACAAATGCACCACCCGGCGCCGGCAAGACTGCCTACACGACTGGGcggagccgccgccgcccacAGCGCCCTGAAGTCCGAGTTGTCGGAGAAATTCCAGATGCtgcgcaacagcaacaacagctcgATGATGCGCATGTCCGGCACGGACCTCGAGGGGCTGGCGGACGTCCTGAAGTCGGAGATAACCACCTCGCTGTCGGCACTGGTGGACACGATCGTGACGCGGTTCGTCCACCAGCGGAGGCTGTTCAGCAAGCAGGCGGACTCGGTGACAGCCGCCGCCGAGCAGCTCAACAAGGACCTGCTGCTGGCATCGCAGATACTCGACCGCAAGTCGCCGCGCACCAAAGTGGCGGACAGAGGAGGACCCGGAGCCCAGAACGGCCCCACGCCGACCACACAATCAGGTAATAATGGTTCACTACTCCTAGCCCCTAGTCAAATGCCCCCCCAACCGCCGCCAGCGGTGGTCGTGGCCaatgcccagcagcagcagcaacagcagcagcagcagcagcagcagaatgtgccacagcagcagcagcagcaagcgcCGCAACAGAATccccagcagcaacagcagccgccgAATGTGCAGCATCTACATGCCATGCCCCCCAATTGCCAGCAGCTAATAGCCGCCCCCCGCCTCAATGGCAACCAGCTGTCGTTCGCCTCCCCAGCGGCTGCTGCAGCCGCGGCGATGGGTCTGCAGATGCACCACGcggccgcagcagcagccatgtccgcccaacagcaacagcagcagcagcaacagaacgtgcaacagcagcagcaggcggggGATAGCAATACTAACCAGAGCCAAGCGAATCCGACTAACAACAGTAGCTTAAGTACCCTTAATATACCACCTCCTCACATTCGTCCTTTGCCCACAGCGGCTGCCATGTTCCAGGCGCCCAAGACGCCGCAGGGCATGAATCCGGTGGCCGCCGCCGCGCTCTACAACTCGATGACCGGACCCTTCTGCCTGCCACccgatcagcagcagcaacagcagcagcaggccgcCCAGCAggcgcaacagcagcaacagagcgtccaacagcagcagcagcagagcgcccagcagacgcagcagcagctggagcagAACGAGGCCCTGAGTCTGGTGGTGACGCCCAAGAAGAAGCGCCACAAGGTGACCGACACGCGCATCACCCCGCGCACCGTCAGCCGGATCCTGGCCCAGGACGGCGTCGTCCCGCCCAACCCCAACGGACAACAGAACGCCACTCccctgcaacagcaacagcagcagcagcaacagcagtcgAACGGAGGAGGCAACAGCAATGCCACGCCCGCCCAGAGCCCCACGGGCAGGAGTCAGAgcgtgggaggaggaggcggaggaggtGGAGCAGGAGCGTACCATCCGCAGCCGccgccaccaccgccgcccATGATGCCAGTGTCCTTGCCCACATCGGTGGCCATTCCCAATCCCTCGCTGCACGAGTCCAAGGTCTTCTCGCCCTACAGTCCCTTCTTCAATCCGCACGCGGGCGGGCAGCCGACAGCCGCCCAGATgcaccagcaccaccaccagcaccagcaccagatGCAGCTCTCCTCGAGTCCGCCCGGCAGCCTGGGGGCGCTGATGGACTCGCGCGACTCCCCGCCGCTGCCCCATCCGCCGTCGATGCTGCATCCCGCCCTCCTAGCCGCCGCCCACCACGGCGGATCGCCCGACTACAAGACCTGCCTGCGGGCCGTCATGGACGCCCAGGATCGCCAGTCCGAGTGCAACTCGGCGGACATGTCCTTCGACGGCATGCAGCCTACTATATCCTTTTTCAAACAGCAACAAGAGCAGCTCGAGCAGCAGTCCCTCCAGTCCATGCTGATGGTCAA CAAGCATTGCGAATCCTTGACTCCCCTGCACTCTTCTACATTGACACCGATGCACCTGCGCAAGGCCAAACTGATGTTCTTCTGGGTCCGCTATCCGAGCTCCGCGGTCCTCAAGATGTACTTCCCGGACATCAAGTtcaacaagaacaacacaGCACAATTGGTGAAATGGTTCTCGAATTTCCG AGAATTCTACTACATACAAATGGAGAAATATGCACGACAAGCTGTCACCGAAGGCATCAAGACACCCGATGATCTGTTGATTGCTGGAGATAGTGAATTGTATCGCGTGCTCAATTTGCACTACAATCGCAATAATCACATTGAG GTACCCCAAAACTTTCGCTTCGTCGTTGAACAGACACTGCGGGAGTTTTTCCGTGCAATACAGGGTGGCAAAGACACCGAACAGTCGTGGAAGAAGTCCATATACAAGATCATCTCGCGCATGGACGATCCCGTGCCCGAGTACTTCAAGTCGCCCAATTTTTTAGAGCAGCTGGAATAA
- the LOC108155794 gene encoding homeobox protein prospero isoform X3: protein MMSSEEYDADCFGLYSDESTVLLKAVVEAQPPHSSSNGHTTPTQAQLQLQAQAQINGDGSSTANSGESKYGEQQKEQQQKEKEPNDCDSDDSDDVVVVLEGCEGSSSNSNSSSGKASAAKANSNCRNSRTHRSPRTSRQIIHSSAVGKTTTCAAKKILVPATATATATSKSSNSSATVVPVPVPIPVPVSGSSASANKVNRRSRHRSLSKDNQNLNQNQNQQQTTSSICNSNNHNSNSNGNNGCNNGGTTATAAGFMSSAAAAAAGAAGGALFQPQPQASTANTSPTLSLNPSSHQTAAVGGGQQSPVASSNSPGSGSVSGSGSGSASSLLTAAFGNLFGGSSAKMLNELFGRQMKQAQDATSGLPQSLDNAMLAAAMETATSAELLSAAGLVGSHLNATSNATSKLLLHNNNSLPGSNSTPLSNGLNASISPGSAHSSSHSHHANSSPKGGSSRRVSACSDRSLDGAASAAASAADVAGGSPPRAASVSSLNGGASSGDQQLQHDLVAHHMLRNILQGKKELMQLDQELRTAMQQQQMQQQEKEQQQQQLHSKLNNNTNASNNNNHNNNNNSVAATNNNNNMESINLIEDTEMADIKIKSEPQTVPQPQQSPHGSSHSSRSGSGSGSHSSSHSLASDGSLRRKSSDSMDSSGAREEADGDGEDETAVRASSAVDEQQQQQQQLATKKESVEDMLDEAELLGMHSTRGSDLESLASPSHSDMMLLDNSKDDVLDDDEDDDCVEQKRDQGCLKKPGMELKRARVENIVSGMRCSPSSIVQAGQLQVNGCKKRKLYQPQQHAMERYVAAAAGLNFGLNLQSMMLDQDDSEQSNELESPQIQQKRVEKNALKSQLRSMQEQLAEMQQKYVQLCTRMEQESECQELDNDQDPDPEQDLDPEQEQEQEPEQDNGSSDNIELSPSPTLTGGDISPAHKEEAGGQERPGSSSPKPKTALSESGAPNSTNMLSQMMSKMMSSKLHNPLVGHPALPQGFPPLLQHMGDMSHAAAMYQQFFFEQEARMAKEAAEQQQQQQQQQQQQHQQQQQEQQRRFEQEQQEQRRKEVQEQQQQIQRQQQHLQQLQQQQMEQQQQQQQHVATAPRPPQMHHPAPARLPTRLGGAAAAHSALKSELSEKFQMLRNSNNSSMMRMSGTDLEGLADVLKSEITTSLSALVDTIVTRFVHQRRLFSKQADSVTAAAEQLNKDLLLASQILDRKSPRTKVADRGGPGAQNGPTPTTQSGNNGSLLLAPSQMPPQPPPAVVVANAQQQQQQQQQQQQQNVPQQQQQQAPQQNPQQQQQPPNVQHLHAMPPNCQQLIAAPRLNGNQLSFASPAAAAAAAMGLQMHHAAAAAAMSAQQQQQQQQQNVQQQQQAGDSNTNQSQANPTNNSSLSTLNIPPPHIRPLPTAAAMFQAPKTPQGMNPVAAAALYNSMTGPFCLPPDQQQQQQQQAAQQAQQQQQSVQQQQQQSAQQTQQQLEQNEALSLVVTPKKKRHKVTDTRITPRTVSRILAQDGVVPPNPNGQQNATPLQQQQQQQQQQSNGGGNSNATPAQSPTGRSQSVGGGGGGGGAGAYHPQPPPPPPPMMPVSLPTSVAIPNPSLHESKVFSPYSPFFNPHAGGQPTAAQMHQHHHQHQHQMQLSSSPPGSLGALMDSRDSPPLPHPPSMLHPALLAAAHHGGSPDYKTCLRAVMDAQDRQSECNSADMSFDGMQPTSSTLTPMHLRKAKLMFFWVRYPSSAVLKMYFPDIKFNKNNTAQLVKWFSNFREFYYIQMEKYARQAVTEGIKTPDDLLIAGDSELYRVLNLHYNRNNHIEVPQNFRFVVEQTLREFFRAIQGGKDTEQSWKKSIYKIISRMDDPVPEYFKSPNFLEQLE, encoded by the exons ATGATGTCATCAGAGGAGTACGACGCGGACTGTTTCGGTTTGTACAGCGATGAGAGCACCGTGCTGCTGAAGGCGGTCGTGGAGGCGCAACCACCACACTCAAGCAGCAACGGGCACACGACACCAACACAGgcacagctacagctacaggcacaggcacagatAAACGGCGACGGCAGCAGCACGGCGAATTCCGGCGAGAGCAAGTACGGCGAACAGCAGAaggaacagcaacagaaagagaaagagcCGAACGACTGCGACTCGGACGACTCGGACGACGTCGTGGTCGTGCTCGAAGGCTGcgaaggcagcagcagcaacagcaacagcagcagcggaaaaGCCAGCGCCGCGAAGGCGAACAGCAATTGTCGGAACAGTCGGACCCATCGCAGCCCGCGCACCAGTCGGCAAATCATTCATTCTTCGGCCGTCGGCAAGACAACAACGTGCGCGGCTAAAAAAATACTTgtgccagcgacagcgacagcgacagccacTTCGAAGAGTTCGAATTCAAGCGCGACCgtcgtgcccgtgcccgtgcccatACCCGTACCCGTATCCGGTAGTAGTGCTAGTGCCAACAAAGTGAATCGTCGTTCGCGCCACAGATCCTTGAGCAAAGACAACCAAAACctaaaccaaaaccaaaaccaacaacagaCCACAAGCAGCATTTGCAATAGCAACAATCataacagcaacagcaacggcaacaacgGTTGCAACAACGGCGGCACAACGGCAACCGCTGCTGGCTTCATGAGTAGCGCTGCTGCGGCCGCTGCGGGTGCCGCTGGTGGAGCCCTGTTCCAACCCCAACCGCAGGCCAGCACGGCCAACACGAGCCCCACGCTCAGTCTCAATCCCTCGAGCCACCAGACCGCCGCAGTCGGCGGGGGCCAACAGTCGCCGGTAGCCAGCAGTAATTCGCCCGGTTCCGGATCCGTGTCGGGCTCGGGCTCCGGCTCCGCCTCGTCACTGCTGACGGCTGCCTTCGGCAACCTGTTCGGTGGCTCATCGGCCAAGATGCTGAACGAGCTCTTCGGACGACAGATGAAACAGGCCCAGGACGCCACCAGCGGCCTGCCCCAGAGCCTGGACAACGCGATGCTGGCGGCCGCCATGGAGACGGCCACCAGTGCAGAGCTCCTGAGCGCCGCTGGCCTGGTCGGCAGCCACCTGAATGCCACCTCCAATGCCACATcaaagctgctgctgcacaacaacaacagcctgCCGGGGAGCAACAGCACGCCGCTGAGCAACGGCCTGAATGCCTCGATCTCGCCGGGATCGGCCCACAGTTCGAGCCACTCGCACCATGCCAACTCCTCGCCGAAGGGCGGCAGCAGTCGTCGGGTGTCGGCCTGCAGCGATCGCTCCCTGGATGGGGCGGCCTCCGCGGCAGCCTCTGCCGCCGATGTGGCAGGGGGATCTCCGCCGCGGGCGGCCTCGGTGAGTTCGCTCAACGGCGGCGCCAGCAGCGGCGatcagcagctgcagcacgACCTGGTGGCCCATCACATGCTGCGCAACATTCTGCAGGGCAAGAAGGAGCTCATGCAGCTCGACCAGGAGCTGCGCACCgccatgcagcagcagcagatgcagcagcaggagaaggagcagcagcagcagcagctccactCGAAGctcaacaacaacaccaacgccagcaacaacaataaccacaacaacaacaacaacagtgtGGCAGCcacgaacaacaacaacaacatggAGAGCATCAACCTGATCGAGGACACGGAGATGGCGGACATCAAGATCAAGAGCGAGCCCCAGACAGTGCCCCAGCCGCAGCAGTCGCCGCacggcagcagccacagcagtcgcagcggcagcggcagtggcagccacagcagcagccacagcctgGCCAGCGACGGGAGCCTGCGCCGCAAgtcctcggactcgatggacaGTTCGGGGGCCCGCGAGGAGGCGGACGGCGATGGTGAGGACGAGACGGCGGTCAGGGCGAGCAGCGCCGTggacgagcagcagcagcagcagcagcagctggccacCAAGAAGGAGTCCGTCGAGGACATGCTCGACGAGGCGGAGCTGCTGGGCATGCACTCGACACGCGGCTCCGATCTGGAGTCGCTGGCCTCGCCCTCGCACTCGGATATGATGCTGCTGGACAACAGCAAGGACGATGTGctggacgacgacgaggacgacgACTGTGTGGAGCAGAAGCGCGACCAGGGCTGCCTCAAGAAGCCCGGCATGGAGCTGAAGCGGGCGCGCGTGGAGAACATTGTGTCGGGCATGCGGTGCAGCCCCTCCTCGATCGTCCAGGCGGGCCAGCTGCAGGTGAACGGCTGCAAGAAGCGGAAGCTCtaccagccgcagcagcacGCCATGGAGCGCTATGTGGCAGCCGCCGCGGGCCTCAACTTCGGCCTCAATCTGCAGAGCATGATGCTCGACCAGGACGACAGCGAGCAGTCGAACGAGCTGGAGTCGCCGCAGATCCAGCAGAAGCGCGTCGAGAAGAACGCCCTCAAGTCGCAGCTGCGCTCGATGCAGGAGCAGCTGGCCGAGATGCAGCAGAAGTACGTGCAGCTGTGCACCCGCATGGAGCAGGAGTCCGAGTGCCAGGAGCTGGACAACGACCAGGACCCCGATCCCGAGCAGGACCTGGACCCCgaacaggagcaggagcaggagccagAGCAGGACAACGGCAGCAGCGACAACATTGAGCTGTCGCCCTCCCCCACGCTCACGGGCGGCGACATCAGTCCCGCCCACAAGGAGGAGGCCGGCGGCCAGGAGCGGCCGGGCTCCAGCTCCCCGAAGCCCAAGACGGCGCTGAGCGAGAGCGGGGCCCCCAACAGCACCAACATGCTCTCCCAGATGATGTCCAAGATGATGTCAAGCAAGCTGCACAACCCCCTGGTGGGGCATCCGGCCCTGCCGCAGGGCTTCCCCCCGCTGCTGCAGCACATGGGCGACATGTCGCATGCGGCGGCCATGTACCAGCAGTTCTTCTTCGAGCAGGAGGCACGCATGGCCAAGGAGGCGGccgagcagcaacagcagcagcaacagcaacagcaacagcagcaccagcagcagcagcaggagcagcagcgacGCTtcgagcaggagcagcaggagcaacGCCGCAAGGAGGTGcaagagcaacagcagcagatccagcgccagcagcagcatctgcagcagctgcagcaacagcaaatggagcagcagcagcagcagcagcaacatgtGGCCACGGCGCCGAGACCCCCACAAATGCACCACCCGGCGCCGGCAAGACTGCCTACACGACTGGGcggagccgccgccgcccacAGCGCCCTGAAGTCCGAGTTGTCGGAGAAATTCCAGATGCtgcgcaacagcaacaacagctcgATGATGCGCATGTCCGGCACGGACCTCGAGGGGCTGGCGGACGTCCTGAAGTCGGAGATAACCACCTCGCTGTCGGCACTGGTGGACACGATCGTGACGCGGTTCGTCCACCAGCGGAGGCTGTTCAGCAAGCAGGCGGACTCGGTGACAGCCGCCGCCGAGCAGCTCAACAAGGACCTGCTGCTGGCATCGCAGATACTCGACCGCAAGTCGCCGCGCACCAAAGTGGCGGACAGAGGAGGACCCGGAGCCCAGAACGGCCCCACGCCGACCACACAATCAGGTAATAATGGTTCACTACTCCTAGCCCCTAGTCAAATGCCCCCCCAACCGCCGCCAGCGGTGGTCGTGGCCaatgcccagcagcagcagcaacagcagcagcagcagcagcagcagaatgtgccacagcagcagcagcagcaagcgcCGCAACAGAATccccagcagcaacagcagccgccgAATGTGCAGCATCTACATGCCATGCCCCCCAATTGCCAGCAGCTAATAGCCGCCCCCCGCCTCAATGGCAACCAGCTGTCGTTCGCCTCCCCAGCGGCTGCTGCAGCCGCGGCGATGGGTCTGCAGATGCACCACGcggccgcagcagcagccatgtccgcccaacagcaacagcagcagcagcaacagaacgtgcaacagcagcagcaggcggggGATAGCAATACTAACCAGAGCCAAGCGAATCCGACTAACAACAGTAGCTTAAGTACCCTTAATATACCACCTCCTCACATTCGTCCTTTGCCCACAGCGGCTGCCATGTTCCAGGCGCCCAAGACGCCGCAGGGCATGAATCCGGTGGCCGCCGCCGCGCTCTACAACTCGATGACCGGACCCTTCTGCCTGCCACccgatcagcagcagcaacagcagcagcaggccgcCCAGCAggcgcaacagcagcaacagagcgtccaacagcagcagcagcagagcgcccagcagacgcagcagcagctggagcagAACGAGGCCCTGAGTCTGGTGGTGACGCCCAAGAAGAAGCGCCACAAGGTGACCGACACGCGCATCACCCCGCGCACCGTCAGCCGGATCCTGGCCCAGGACGGCGTCGTCCCGCCCAACCCCAACGGACAACAGAACGCCACTCccctgcaacagcaacagcagcagcagcaacagcagtcgAACGGAGGAGGCAACAGCAATGCCACGCCCGCCCAGAGCCCCACGGGCAGGAGTCAGAgcgtgggaggaggaggcggaggaggtGGAGCAGGAGCGTACCATCCGCAGCCGccgccaccaccgccgcccATGATGCCAGTGTCCTTGCCCACATCGGTGGCCATTCCCAATCCCTCGCTGCACGAGTCCAAGGTCTTCTCGCCCTACAGTCCCTTCTTCAATCCGCACGCGGGCGGGCAGCCGACAGCCGCCCAGATgcaccagcaccaccaccagcaccagcaccagatGCAGCTCTCCTCGAGTCCGCCCGGCAGCCTGGGGGCGCTGATGGACTCGCGCGACTCCCCGCCGCTGCCCCATCCGCCGTCGATGCTGCATCCCGCCCTCCTAGCCGCCGCCCACCACGGCGGATCGCCCGACTACAAGACCTGCCTGCGGGCCGTCATGGACGCCCAGGATCGCCAGTCCGAGTGCAACTCGGCGGACATGTCCTTCGACGGCATGCAGCCTACT TCTTCTACATTGACACCGATGCACCTGCGCAAGGCCAAACTGATGTTCTTCTGGGTCCGCTATCCGAGCTCCGCGGTCCTCAAGATGTACTTCCCGGACATCAAGTtcaacaagaacaacacaGCACAATTGGTGAAATGGTTCTCGAATTTCCG AGAATTCTACTACATACAAATGGAGAAATATGCACGACAAGCTGTCACCGAAGGCATCAAGACACCCGATGATCTGTTGATTGCTGGAGATAGTGAATTGTATCGCGTGCTCAATTTGCACTACAATCGCAATAATCACATTGAG GTACCCCAAAACTTTCGCTTCGTCGTTGAACAGACACTGCGGGAGTTTTTCCGTGCAATACAGGGTGGCAAAGACACCGAACAGTCGTGGAAGAAGTCCATATACAAGATCATCTCGCGCATGGACGATCCCGTGCCCGAGTACTTCAAGTCGCCCAATTTTTTAGAGCAGCTGGAATAA